TATTGCAAAAGTCAATACTTTCCTTATCCTTGATGGAACCGCCGGGTTGAATTACGGCACTTATTCCGGCCTGATGAGCTAACTCAACACAATCAGGAAAAGGAAAAAATGCATCACTGGCCATTACGGCTCCTTTTAAATCAAACCCAAAACTATTTGCTTTTTGAACAGCCTGGCGCAAGGCATCTACTCTTGAAGTTTGTCCGGTGCCACTAGCCAGCAACATTTTATTTTTTACAAAAACTATGGTGTTGGATTTAGTATGTTTAACTAATTTATTGGCGAAAAGTAAATCTTCTGTTTCTCTTTCAGAAGGAGTTTTGGTTGTTGCATTGCTTAAATCTGAAGAAGTTTCCGTTTTCAAATCCTTATCTTGTTGAATTACTCCGTTCAATAAAGTTCTGAACGAATACTTACTTAATTCAATTTTATTTTGTTTTAATAATATGCGATTGGGTTTGGATTTTAATATGTCGAGTGCTTCTTGATCAAAGGAAGGTGCAATAACAACTTCGCAAAACAATTTATTTATTTCAGAAGCTGTTTGTATATCAATATTTCTGTTTCCAATTAAAACTCCTCCAAATGCAGAAACCGGATCAGCAGCTAGTGCATCTTTGTATGCTTGATAAATGTCTTTAGCACTAGCCACGCCGCAAGCATTATTGTGTTTAAGAATAGCAAAGGTTGGCTCCTCAAAGTCAGAAATTAAAGCAACTGCAGCATCAACATCCAGCAAATTATTATACGATAATTCTTTGCCGTGTAATTTTTCAAACATTTGATTTAAATTGCCAAAGAATGTTCCTTTTTGATGCGGGTTTTCGCCATATCGTAAGATTTGCGAATTCTGAATGCTTTGTCTGAATAGTGGTAAAGCTTCTGTTTGATTAAAATAATTAAAAATTGCGGTATCGTAGTGGGATGAGGTGGCAAAAGCTTTTGCGGCAAAATGTTTTCGATCAGATAATTCGGTGCTCCCGTTTTTTGAATTAAGCAGGTTAAGTAATAAATCATAATCTGCTCTGGAAGAAATAATAACTACATCGTTAAAATTTTTAGCAGCTGCTCTAATGAGTGAAATACCACCAATATCTATTTTTTCAATTATATCAGTTTCTGTACCGCCAGCCAATACTGTTTCTTCAAATGGATATAAATCTACAATCACTAAATCTATATCCGGAATGTTATGTGTAATTTTTTCAGCTACATCAGATGAATTATCTCTTCTGTTTAATATTCCACCAAAAATTGCGGGGTGAAGCGTTTTTACCCTTCCTCCGAATATTTCCGGATATGAAGTAACCGAATCAACTGCAGTTACCGGAATGTTTAATTTTTCAATAAATGATAGAGTTCCTCCTGTACTGTAAAGTTGTACACCCAATGCATGTAATTTTTTTATTATTGGTTCGAGATTGTCTTTATAGTATACTGATACTAATGCGCTCTTAATTGTTTTTGTTGTTTTCATTGTAAAAAGGAAACAATAAAGATAGGGTTTGCTTTGCGATAAAACAGGAATGTTACTTTTTTGTGAATTAAATTTGCAATTAGTCTACCCGTTTCAATTCAAGTTCCTTAGGAGGAGTAAAGACCATCGGGAATTTCTCAACTTTAACCGAACTGCTATCTAATCCAAAGGCCTTGGTTTCACTTAAGCTTAATTTTTTCATTAAGAAGTAAGTCTTAAGAATTACTTTTTCAAAGAATGGCATATCGTCATTTTCGAAACTAAAGAATTTCTCAAGCACAATAAATTTAAAGTCGCCAATCACATTATTTCTGTTAAGCGATTCGTATCTACTGGTAATATCCACTTCTTTGTTACGAACCATGTCTTGCACTACTTTTCTGAACATTAAATTAACACGTGGAGCAATACGAAAACCTAATTTAAAATCTACACGAATTATATCTTCTTTGGCTATTTTATTTACTTTATATTCGGTTAAGTAAGGTTCATCTACAACATCCACATGAACAAACCAGTACAAATCTGCTTTTTTAGGTCGTTTTTGTAAAATGGAATAAATAACTTTTGTTTCAATTTTATTTGGGTCATTTGCACTGGTTAAATAAACCAAATGCGTTGCATATTTTTGAATACTTGGATCGTGACTAAGATCAATAAGCATTTGTCTGTATTTATCCAGTTCTACAAAATCGGTATAACGAGCACGGATGGATTTGGCTATATACCAGCAAGCCATAATTGCTGCCAGAAACATAGCAATCATTAAAGTAATATATCCGCCTTTTCCAAATTTATCGAGGTTGGCAATTAAAAACGAAACTTCTATCACAGCGTATAATGAAACAAAACAAAACAAAAGCATTTTAGGCATTTTTTTCAATAGCAAAAAGAAGGCCAATAAACGAGAAGACATGAGCATACCCAAAATGATGGTTAGCCCATATGCTGCTTCCATATTTGAAGATTCTTTGAAATATAATACAATGAAAACACAACCGGCATAAAGAAGCCAGTTGGTGGATGGGATGTACATCTGACCTTTTAAATCTGTTGGATATTTAATTTTCACCTTAGGCCAAAAATTTAAACGCATGGCCTCATTGATTAAAGTGAATGAACCACTGATGAGCGCCTGACTCGCTACTACAGCGGCAATGGTTGCAATAATTACGCCAGCCGGTAAAAACCAATCGGGCATTAATGCGTAAAAAGGTATAGTTCCGTTTAATTTTTCTCCATCATGTGAAACTAACCAAGCAGTTTGGCCCATGTAATTTAATACCAGCATAAATTTTACAAAAATCCAACTGATTCGAATATTTTTTTTGCCACAATGACCCATATCGGAATAAAGTGCTTCGGCTCCGGTTGTACATAAGAAAACTGCACCGAGTAACCAAAATGCCCCGGGATATTGAATAAGTAATTCAATTCCGTAATAAGGATTTAATGCTTTTAGCACGGTAAAATTTCCGCTTAAACTTACCAATCCGAAAATTCCTATCATGGAAAAATAAATGAGCATTACGGGCCCGAAAAATTTACCAATGAATTTTGTTCCAAATTGCTGAATAAAAAATAGCAATGAAATAATAGTAATAACAATTGGAATTGTTTTGATGCTGCTAAAAGCAGGTAACATTCTTAATCCTTCCACTGCTGATGCAACAGAAATTGGTGGAGTAATGATTCCTTCACCTAAAATACAACAGCCACCAATGATAGCCGGAAAAATAAGCCATTTTCTTTTGGCTTTTTTAATTAAAGCGTACAAAGCAAAAATTCCACCTTCACCTTTATTGTCTGCTTGCAAGGTAAAAAGTACATACTTAACTGTGGTTTGTAAAGTGAGAGTCCAAAAAACCAAACTCATGGCACCCAGAATTATATGTGAGTCGATAGTTTTTTCACCCACAATTGCTTTCATCACATAAAGCGGAGAAGTTCCAATATCTCCGTATATAATACCAAGAGTAACTAACAATCCTCCCAGTGTAATTTTTTTGTGATGATCTAAGCCATGGTTTCCCATTAAAGAAGCGAATTTAAGGCAACTAAATTAGTACAAATATGGACTGAATATTCATAAAATCGAGCATTTATTATTAACCGCCTTTTTGGGCGAAAATAACTCATAAATTAACATTTTAACTTAAAAAAACGGATAAATATGTTTAATTGAAAATCCGCTTCCTGGAGAATTAAAAAGAAAAGGCTTTTAAGAAAAATCGAAAATGAAGAGCACTTGTTTATAGTACAATTTCTTCACCGTTTTTATTGAAGAATTTGTATTCGAGTATACCAAAAGCCGTCATGGGTTCAACCTTCACTTTTTGCTTAAATTCTTTATACCACTTCCATTTCAAAGTTTTAAACCAACCACCTTGATTAATATAGGCTTCGATAAAAGGATGAACTTGTAAAGTAATATTGGATTGATTTTGATCTTTAATGATGTATCGCAATGTGTTTTCTAATTGGTCCACGAAAATAAGTGTAGGTTGAACCTTGCCGGTTCCTCCGCAACTTGGACAAGTTTCTAATACTTCAACATTTACTTCCGGACGCAATCTTTGTCTGGTGATTTGAATAAGACCAAATTTACTAGGAGGCAAAATATTGTGCTTAGCTCTGTCGCTTCGCATTTCTTCTTTTAGGGTATCAAAAAGTAGTTTTCTGTTTTCAGGTCCGTGTAAATCAATAAAATCTACTACAATGATTCCGCCCATATCGCGTAATTTTAACTGACGCGCTACTTCTTTGGCAGCTTCAATGTTTACTTCTAATGCATTTTGTTCTTGAGTATGATCGCTTTTTGCACGATTCCCACTGTTCACATCAAAAACGTGTAGTGCTTCAGTGTGTTCAATTACCAAATATGCACCGCTCTTCATGTGTACCGTTTTTCCGAATAAACTTTTAATTTGTTTTTCTACACCAAAGGCATCAAAAATTGGAGGTTTCCCTGTATAAAGTTTCAGAATGTCAAGTCGATCCGGAGCGATATTTTGCAAATAGGTTTTTAAATCGTCATACGTTTCCTGATTATTCACGTGAATAGCATTAAAGGAAGCGTTTAAAAAATCACGAAGTATGGCATTTGATCTGTCTACTTCCCCAAGCACGCGAATTGGAGGTTGTGATGTTTTAAGCATTTGGTGACAGTCTTCCCATCGTTTAATCAAATCATTTAAATCACCTTCAAGCTCGGCAACACTTTTATTTTCGGCAACTGTTCTTACGATTACACCAAAATTTTTCGGTTTGATGGAATGCATTAAATCTTTTAAACGATGTTTTTCATCGTTGTTTCTTATTTTAGAAGAAACCGAGATTTTATCGGAAAAAGGAATAAGAACCAAATAACGGCCTGCCAAACTTATTTCAGTAGTGACTCTTGGGCCTTTCGCGCTGATGGGTTCTTTTGCTACTTGAACCAATATATTCTGACCTGATTTAATGATATCATTAATCTTTCCTTCTTTTTTAATGTCGGACTCATTTTTAAAATACATGAGGTTTCCTACATTTTGTTTTCCGCTTTGAATAAGTTCAACATATTTTATAAAAGATTTAGCCTGATGCCCAAGGTCTAAATAATGAAGAAACGCATCTTTTTCATATCCTACGTCAATGAAGGCAGCGTTTAGGCCGGTCATTACTTTTTTGGCTTTGCCAAGGTATATGTCGCCAACCGAGAATCGAGAATTATTTTTTTCTCTATGTAGTTCTACAAGTCTTTTATCACTTAATAAAGCGATAACAACTTCGTTTGGCGTTGAATTAATGATTAATTCGTAATTCACGCAATAATATTTTTAGTTAATAAATACACCTTAATTTCTTAAACGCAAATGCGTTAATACAGAAAATAATTTAAGGGAGTTATTTTTAGTATAAATGCATGTAAATCAAGTTTTCACTTGCATTACAGTTTAATTCAATAAAGAGCTTTGGCTTTTTATTTTTTCTTATGACGATTCTTGCGTAAACGTTTTTTACGTTTATGCGTTGCCATTTTATGTCTTTTTCTTTTTTTTCCGCTTGGCATAATGTTCTTTTTTAATTAATGGTTTTATTCAGGTGTTGATGCCTGAGTTTTTTTTAGTTGTTCAATGTATTTATATATTTCGGCTTTTGAAGTTGGGTCGCCGGTTTTGGCGCCGTATTTTTCCAAAGCTTTAATTGTTAAATTAGTTTTCCCCTGCTGTTCATATAAGTCAGCTAAATGCAAATAAGCTTCAATATAAGAACTGTCAATTTTCAAAACCTTTTGAAAGCGTTTCTCGGCTTTTTCCAACTGTCCGCTTTTAACCGAAAAGAAAGCAAAGCTTAATTGAAGTTTAACGTTGTTACTGTCTTTAGATTCTACTTCTTTTAATAAGCTTATACCTTTCATCGGATCTGTTGATCCTTCCACATAACAACTGGCCAGCATGATTTTCGCATCGGTATTGGATGGTTCAATTTTTAAACCGTTTGTGTAACACCTCATGGCGCAATTGAAAAGTACAGGGATTTCGCTTTTATCTTCTGAAAACTGAGTAGCGTAATAGTATCTGTCGCCGGCTTTTACCCAATCTGATGAAATGTTGGTAGATTTACTTTTCTCTTCAGCAAAGTGGGCTGCTAAATCCGGCCTTCGTTGTTTATCCCAAAATAGAATCAAACTGTCAATTTGCTTTTCTTTTAGAAATTTAGTGATTAAACTGCTTAAATCAGGGGATAAATTTTTTGTCGCCAGGTTTAAGTAAATATTCAAATTAGAGCTTTCAATATTTAATTCAGATTTCGAATTATTCTTGTTAATTGAATCACTATTCGAAAGTGCTTTTGTTTTAGGGGCAATAAATAAAAGAACGGATAAAATAATAGCGCCAATAACTAAAATAATTTTTGTCAGCTTAGCGCTCATTATTATTAATCATTGTTTTTTGGTTCTGGTTCAGCTGTTTTCACATTACGCTTCACTCTGTCACTAAAAGTTTTTGCAGGTTTAAATGCCGGAACGAAATGAGCTGGAATTACAACAGTTGTGTTTTTTGAAATATTTCTTCCGATTTTTTCTGCGCGTTTTTTCACTACAAATGTTCCAAAACCACGTAGATAAACATTTTTCCCATCTACCATAGAGTTACGAATGGTTTTCATAAATGCCTCAACGGTAGCTTGTACGGTCATTTTCTCAATTCCTGTTTTTTCCGAGATTTCGTTTACGATGTCTGCTTTTGTCATGTTACAATATATTTAAAATCAATAGTTTGTATAATAAAACGGAGGGCAAAGATACTATTTAAATTAAGAAACTGAAATTTTTTTCGCATTTTATTTAGAAGACGTATTTTTAACAAATATTTATGAATCAATGGTTTGCAACCAAAATAATTGAATGGTACGGGCATAATAAGCGCAATTTACCATGGCGAAACACAAAAAATCCGTATAAAATCTGGCTTTCTGAAATAATTTTGCAGCAAACTCGAGTAGAGCAGGGCTTACCATATTACACGCGATTTATAGAAGCTTTTCCTACTGTAAATGACTTGGCTAAGGCTAAAGAAGATCGGGTGCTCAAATTATGGCAAGGATTGGGCTATTATTCTAGAGCCCGGAATTTGCATACGGCTTCTAAACAAATAATGCGCCAGTTTAAGGGCAAATTTCCGGAAAAACATGAGGATATTTTGAAGTTAAAAGGGGTAGGAAACTATACCGCCGCTGCTATTTCTTCTTTTGCATTTAATACCAGTAAAGCAGTTGTTGATGGTAACGTATATCGATTATTAAG
This window of the Sphingobacteriaceae bacterium genome carries:
- the purH gene encoding bifunctional phosphoribosylaminoimidazolecarboxamide formyltransferase/IMP cyclohydrolase, whose product is MKTTKTIKSALVSVYYKDNLEPIIKKLHALGVQLYSTGGTLSFIEKLNIPVTAVDSVTSYPEIFGGRVKTLHPAIFGGILNRRDNSSDVAEKITHNIPDIDLVIVDLYPFEETVLAGGTETDIIEKIDIGGISLIRAAAKNFNDVVIISSRADYDLLLNLLNSKNGSTELSDRKHFAAKAFATSSHYDTAIFNYFNQTEALPLFRQSIQNSQILRYGENPHQKGTFFGNLNQMFEKLHGKELSYNNLLDVDAAVALISDFEEPTFAILKHNNACGVASAKDIYQAYKDALAADPVSAFGGVLIGNRNIDIQTASEINKLFCEVVIAPSFDQEALDILKSKPNRILLKQNKIELSKYSFRTLLNGVIQQDKDLKTETSSDLSNATTKTPSERETEDLLFANKLVKHTKSNTIVFVKNKMLLASGTGQTSRVDALRQAVQKANSFGFDLKGAVMASDAFFPFPDCVELAHQAGISAVIQPGGSIKDKESIDFCNKAGMAMVITGVRHFKH
- a CDS encoding KUP/HAK/KT family potassium transporter yields the protein MGNHGLDHHKKITLGGLLVTLGIIYGDIGTSPLYVMKAIVGEKTIDSHIILGAMSLVFWTLTLQTTVKYVLFTLQADNKGEGGIFALYALIKKAKRKWLIFPAIIGGCCILGEGIITPPISVASAVEGLRMLPAFSSIKTIPIVITIISLLFFIQQFGTKFIGKFFGPVMLIYFSMIGIFGLVSLSGNFTVLKALNPYYGIELLIQYPGAFWLLGAVFLCTTGAEALYSDMGHCGKKNIRISWIFVKFMLVLNYMGQTAWLVSHDGEKLNGTIPFYALMPDWFLPAGVIIATIAAVVASQALISGSFTLINEAMRLNFWPKVKIKYPTDLKGQMYIPSTNWLLYAGCVFIVLYFKESSNMEAAYGLTIILGMLMSSRLLAFFLLLKKMPKMLLFCFVSLYAVIEVSFLIANLDKFGKGGYITLMIAMFLAAIMACWYIAKSIRARYTDFVELDKYRQMLIDLSHDPSIQKYATHLVYLTSANDPNKIETKVIYSILQKRPKKADLYWFVHVDVVDEPYLTEYKVNKIAKEDIIRVDFKLGFRIAPRVNLMFRKVVQDMVRNKEVDITSRYESLNRNNVIGDFKFIVLEKFFSFENDDMPFFEKVILKTYFLMKKLSLSETKAFGLDSSSVKVEKFPMVFTPPKELELKRVD
- a CDS encoding Rne/Rng family ribonuclease — its product is MNYELIINSTPNEVVIALLSDKRLVELHREKNNSRFSVGDIYLGKAKKVMTGLNAAFIDVGYEKDAFLHYLDLGHQAKSFIKYVELIQSGKQNVGNLMYFKNESDIKKEGKINDIIKSGQNILVQVAKEPISAKGPRVTTEISLAGRYLVLIPFSDKISVSSKIRNNDEKHRLKDLMHSIKPKNFGVIVRTVAENKSVAELEGDLNDLIKRWEDCHQMLKTSQPPIRVLGEVDRSNAILRDFLNASFNAIHVNNQETYDDLKTYLQNIAPDRLDILKLYTGKPPIFDAFGVEKQIKSLFGKTVHMKSGAYLVIEHTEALHVFDVNSGNRAKSDHTQEQNALEVNIEAAKEVARQLKLRDMGGIIVVDFIDLHGPENRKLLFDTLKEEMRSDRAKHNILPPSKFGLIQITRQRLRPEVNVEVLETCPSCGGTGKVQPTLIFVDQLENTLRYIIKDQNQSNITLQVHPFIEAYINQGGWFKTLKWKWYKEFKQKVKVEPMTAFGILEYKFFNKNGEEIVL
- a CDS encoding tetratricopeptide repeat protein, which codes for MSAKLTKIILVIGAIILSVLLFIAPKTKALSNSDSINKNNSKSELNIESSNLNIYLNLATKNLSPDLSSLITKFLKEKQIDSLILFWDKQRRPDLAAHFAEEKSKSTNISSDWVKAGDRYYYATQFSEDKSEIPVLFNCAMRCYTNGLKIEPSNTDAKIMLASCYVEGSTDPMKGISLLKEVESKDSNNVKLQLSFAFFSVKSGQLEKAEKRFQKVLKIDSSYIEAYLHLADLYEQQGKTNLTIKALEKYGAKTGDPTSKAEIYKYIEQLKKTQASTPE
- a CDS encoding integration host factor subunit beta → MTKADIVNEISEKTGIEKMTVQATVEAFMKTIRNSMVDGKNVYLRGFGTFVVKKRAEKIGRNISKNTTVVIPAHFVPAFKPAKTFSDRVKRNVKTAEPEPKNND